In Antennarius striatus isolate MH-2024 chromosome 10, ASM4005453v1, whole genome shotgun sequence, one DNA window encodes the following:
- the mrnip gene encoding MRN complex-interacting protein, which produces MVQEFHVLRCFSCQSFQVQQVKKAHRWSCKLCGEKQSLLKEFGRGSGADCRRHVQKLNAMRGAAMEEQECNTLLLWEKVEAKGANEPQEQGDDKVTQTLGSRWTKYLDTPDEAEPQMIEENILMDRQQLHGNNRTDRKRKRRDERADRQGQDGRTPEQSNWLSQPVQSTTTTDHNHTGEPSTRHTSHTSVNRPSHTSLNCTSGPIKNQLRPPSVTSGPESRWARFLSSDCQETALEPSVSGRSQFNDVFDKIPPIEKLRPLSHVSMFQTDDDFGFDEFLTTDVS; this is translated from the exons ATGGTTCAGGAGTTTCATGTCCTGCGTTGTTTTTCATGTCAGAGCTTCCAGGTTCaacag GTTAAAAAGGCTCACCGATGGAGCTGCAAACTGTGTGGAGAGAAGCAGTCGCTGCTGAAG GAGTTTGGGCGGGGCTCTGGGGCTGACTGCAGACGCCACGTTCAGAAACTGAACGCCATGAGAGGAGCCGCGATGGAGGAGCAGGAGTGCAACACCTTATTGCTATG GGAGAAAGTGGAGGCAAAGGGAGCAAATGAACCACAGGAACAAGGGGATGACAAG GTGACACAGACTCTGGGTAGCCGCTGGACCAAATACCTGGACACACCCGATGAGGCGGAGCCTCAGATGATAgaggaaaatattttgatgGACAGGCAGCAGCTCCATGGCAACAACAGGACAGACAG gaaaaggaagagacGGGATGAGAGGGCAGACAGACAAGGACAGGACGGGAGGACACCTGAACAG TCAAACTGGTTGAGTCAACCAGTTCAATCAACCACAACCACTGATCACAACCACACCGGGGAGCCCAGTACAAgacacaccagtcacaccagtgtgaACCGCCCCAGTCATACCAGTCTGAACTGTACCAGTGGCCCCATTAAGAACCAGCTTCGTCCTCCCAGTGTGACTTCTGGTCCCGAGAGCAGGTGGGCTCGTTTCCTCAGTTCTGACTGTCAGGAGACGGCATTGGAGCCTTCGGTCAGTGGGCGGAGTCAGTTTAATGATGTCTTTGACAAGATCCCGCCCATTGAGAAGCTCCGCCCTCTGTCTCATGTCTCCATGTTTCAGACTGATGATGATTTTGGCTTTGATGAATTTCTGACAACTGATGTCAGCTAA